The Balneolaceae bacterium genomic sequence GTTGATGATGGAGGCGGCGCGCGAAGGGGAAGAGGCCCGGATTGACAGCCCCGGCTACCTGGCGCTCTTCGGAATGGAGGGCCGCACCGCGACAGCCGGAGAGGTCTGGCAACATCTCCACGAACGTATCTACGGGGACCGTCGGGGGAAAGCGGACGAGCAGCTTGCGGCCCTGGCGCGCATCCTGGAGGCGGGCACCCTCTCCACGCGCATCCGCAGGCGAGTTGGACCGGCCCCGGATCGTCCCCGACTGAAGCAGGTCTACCGGGAGCTTACGGAATGCCTGGGTGAAGGACGCCTGTTGGAATAGGTCATGGAAGCCCAACTCGTACTGACTTGCGAACACGCCGGCAACAGGGTGCCGGAACGCTACACGGACGTATTCCGGAATGACGCCCCGGTGCTGGAGACGCACCGCGGCTACGACATCGGCGCCCTTGAGCTCACGCAGGCCATCGCGGAGGCCTGTGAGGTGGAACCGCACCTGCATACGGTCACCCGTCTGCTGGTCGACCTGAACCGCTCCCTTCACAACCCCACCGCCTTTTCGGAATATGTGAGGGATTTTGAGCAGGAGGATCGCAGCGAGCTGGTGCGCCGCTACTACCATCCCCACCGCAACAGGGTGGAGGAGATCATCCGCTCCCTCCTTGCCCGCGGCGAGCAGGTGCTGCATCTCTCCGTTCATACCTTTACGCCTGTCATGAGGGGCGAGGAGCGCCAGGCTGACGCAGGTCTGCTTTTCGACCCTTCCCGCGCCCTGGAGAAAGATTTCTGCAGGGCCTGGAAGGCCTCCATCCTGCGGAAACGTCCGGAGCTGAGGGTCCGCTACAACTACCCGTACAGGGGAACCATGGATGGATTTTCCACCGCCCTCAGGAGGCGCTACGGACCGGCGGAGTATATGGGCGTGGAGCTGGAGGTCAACCAGAAGTTCCCTCAGCAGGGCGACCCCGCCGGCTGGAAGAAGCTGCGGGAGGACATGGGACAAAGCCTGAAAGAGGCGCTGCGGAACGAATTGGACTCCTAAGGTTGTCCTTTTTACTTTCCGCTCAACCCAAACGGCTTCGTGTCCATGTCCGACGGCGACCCCCACAACAACGGCGTCAGCTACAAGCGCGACGCCCTCTTTCTCACCCTTGCCGGCATCTTCCTTACCGCGCTGGTCCTGGGTAATGTCATCGGCACCACCAAGTTCGTGGATCTTTTCTCCCTGGAGCTGCCGGGCTGGCTGCTCTCCATTACCCCCGAACTGGTGCGCAACGACCGGATCTACACCATGAGCGTGCCTGTGGGACTCATCGCCTATCCCTTCACCTTCCTTGCCACCGACCTGATCTCTGAACTTTACGGGAGGAGGAAGGCGCAGCTGCTGGTGTGGGTGGGTTTTTTCATGAATGTTTTCATGCTTTTCCTGATGAGCGTGAACCACTGGCTGCCCAACAGTGCGGGGGTGAGCGGGGGACTCAGCCTCTTTGAGCAGGTCTATGAATTTATGGTGGGCAATACCATCGGAAGCATGATTGCCTACCTTGTCGCACAGACGGTGGACGTGCGCCTCTTCCATTTCTGGAAGCGGCTGACCAAGGGCAAGCACCTGTGGCTCCGCAACAACGCCTCCACCATGGTGAGTCAACTGGTAGACTCCACCGCCATTCTTTCCATACTTTATATGGCCGGCAACCTGGGTTCGGACGTAACCACCATCGGGGCACTGGTCATCCTTATTATAAACTCCTATCTCTTCAAGTTCTTTTTCGCCCTCTTTGACACCCCGCTTTTCTACCTGGGCGTGCGGCTGTTCAAGCGCTTCGACGAAGACCCGTCCGGCTACGCTCTTCACGATTCCTGAGGGGCCGGGGAGCCCCCGGGGGAGAGAGGAAAAATTAATCCGGAAAAACATTGACACTGTCACCGCTATAGCCGTATATTTGAAATCCGTTTTCGACGAGGGGTTGAGCACAACACCTGGTGTTGCACTCAACCCTATTTTTTGCTCTGAGAATTGGGCAATGCGAAAGGGGAAATAAGTTCTTTGACATGCTGGAATACAGAGACGATCGCACGTCGAGCCCTTGTCATCCCGACAATAGTTGGGAGCGACATAGGAAAACGTTACGGGCTGGGTTCAACACTCTATATTAAGGTGTACTCTTACAATGGAGAGTTTGATCCTGGCTCAGGACGAACGCTGGCGGCGGGCTTAACACATGCAAGTCGCGGGAGAAGCGTCCCTTCGGGGACGTGGAGACCGGCGGATGGGTGAGTAACGCGTAGGCAATTTGCCTGAAGGACGGGGATAACATGCCGAAAGGCATGCTAATACCCGATGATGCAGCGGGGTCGCATGACCACAGTTGTTAAAGGCTTCGGCCACCTTCAGAGGAGCCTGCGTGCCATTAGCTAGTTGGTAGGGTAACGGCCTACCAAGGCGATGATGGCTAGGGGGTCTGAGAGGATGATCCCCCACACTGGGACTGAGACACGGCCCAGACTCCTACGGGAGGCAGCAGTGAGGAATCTTGCGCAATGGGGGCAACCCTGACGCAGCCACGCCGCGTGCCGGAAGACGGCCCTACGGGTTGTAAACGGCTTTTACTGGGGAAGAACCCGGGTCTTTCGAGACCCGCTGACGGTACCCAGAGAATAAGCACCGGCTAACTCCGTGCCAGCAGCCGCGGTAATACGGAGGGTGCAAGCGTTGTCCGGAATCATTGGGTGTAAAGGGTGCGCAGGCGGAAGCCTAAGTCGGAGGTGAAATCTTGCCGCTTAACGGTAAAATGGCCTTCGATACTGGGTTTCTTGAGTCCAGAAGAGGTCGGTGGAATTCGTGGTGTAGCGGTGAAATGCATAGAGATCACGAAGAACACCAGTGGCGAAGGCGGCCGACTGGTCCGGAACTGACGCTGAGGCACGAGAGCGTGGGGAGCGAACAGGATTAGATACCCTGGTAGTCCACGCCGTAAACGATGTATGCTAGTTGTTGGCCCTTCGGGGTCAGTGACGCAGTTAACGCAGTAAGCATACCACCTGGGGAGTACGTCCGCAAGGATGAAACTCAAAGGAATTGACGGGGGC encodes the following:
- a CDS encoding N-formylglutamate amidohydrolase, with amino-acid sequence MEAQLVLTCEHAGNRVPERYTDVFRNDAPVLETHRGYDIGALELTQAIAEACEVEPHLHTVTRLLVDLNRSLHNPTAFSEYVRDFEQEDRSELVRRYYHPHRNRVEEIIRSLLARGEQVLHLSVHTFTPVMRGEERQADAGLLFDPSRALEKDFCRAWKASILRKRPELRVRYNYPYRGTMDGFSTALRRRYGPAEYMGVELEVNQKFPQQGDPAGWKKLREDMGQSLKEALRNELDS
- a CDS encoding queuosine precursor transporter; this translates as MSDGDPHNNGVSYKRDALFLTLAGIFLTALVLGNVIGTTKFVDLFSLELPGWLLSITPELVRNDRIYTMSVPVGLIAYPFTFLATDLISELYGRRKAQLLVWVGFFMNVFMLFLMSVNHWLPNSAGVSGGLSLFEQVYEFMVGNTIGSMIAYLVAQTVDVRLFHFWKRLTKGKHLWLRNNASTMVSQLVDSTAILSILYMAGNLGSDVTTIGALVILIINSYLFKFFFALFDTPLFYLGVRLFKRFDEDPSGYALHDS